A stretch of Mesotoga sp. Brook.08.105.5.1 DNA encodes these proteins:
- a CDS encoding ABC transporter ATP-binding protein — protein sequence MIRFEDVTKKYDENTLAVDSITFEIPSNELTVLIGPSGCGKTTTLKMINRIVRPTTGKILIDGNDVTAMDVKQLRRGIGYVIQNVGLFPHMSVKDNIATVPRLLKWERSKIDDRVHELLQLVGLEPKSYANKLPKELSGGEAQRVGVARALAADPPIILMDEPFGAVDPLTRVRLQDEFARIQEELHKTIVFVTHDIDEAIRLADRIAVMKAGRILQYDTPEEILAHPKEKFVHDFMGSDRALKRLSRIPVGEYIEESFAIDLSGSWEQLGKIEEEFVWALDKEKRLVGWVDVSHSSREKPVREALTEMKEEEILSPDSTVKEALSRMLESGTAALPVVERTGRFLGQISMTRIQELTRSDREEK from the coding sequence ATGATTAGATTTGAAGATGTTACAAAGAAATACGACGAGAATACGCTGGCCGTAGATTCGATTACCTTCGAGATCCCCTCGAACGAACTGACGGTTCTAATCGGGCCTTCGGGATGTGGTAAGACAACTACGCTCAAGATGATAAACAGGATAGTCAGACCGACAACGGGGAAGATCCTGATAGACGGCAACGACGTAACCGCCATGGATGTGAAGCAGCTCAGGAGAGGAATAGGTTACGTAATCCAGAACGTGGGGCTCTTTCCACATATGTCGGTGAAGGATAACATTGCCACCGTGCCGAGACTGCTGAAGTGGGAGAGATCGAAGATTGACGATCGGGTGCACGAACTGCTGCAGCTGGTTGGATTGGAGCCTAAGTCCTACGCGAACAAGCTTCCCAAAGAATTGTCGGGCGGCGAGGCCCAGAGAGTCGGCGTTGCGAGGGCGCTTGCAGCCGATCCCCCGATAATACTTATGGACGAGCCCTTCGGAGCGGTAGACCCATTAACTAGAGTGAGGCTCCAAGACGAGTTTGCCAGAATTCAGGAGGAACTCCACAAGACGATCGTCTTCGTAACCCACGATATAGATGAGGCGATAAGGCTTGCAGATAGAATCGCGGTCATGAAAGCGGGCAGAATCCTTCAATATGACACTCCCGAAGAGATCCTGGCGCATCCGAAGGAGAAATTCGTCCACGACTTCATGGGATCAGATAGAGCGCTGAAGAGGCTCTCGAGGATCCCGGTCGGGGAGTATATAGAGGAGAGCTTCGCGATAGACCTTTCAGGAAGCTGGGAACAGCTAGGCAAGATCGAAGAGGAATTCGTCTGGGCGCTTGACAAGGAAAAGAGACTTGTCGGCTGGGTAGATGTCTCCCATTCGAGCAGGGAGAAACCGGTAAGAGAAGCTCTGACTGAAATGAAGGAAGAAGAGATCTTGAGTCCGGACAGCACTGTTAAGGAGGCGCTTTCCAGAATGCTTGAAAGCGGAACCGCGGCGTTGCCGGTCGTCGAGAGAACGGGACGTTTTCTCGGCCAGATAAGCATGACCAGAATCCAGGAGTTGACCAGAAGTGACAGAGAAGAGAAGTAG
- a CDS encoding ABC transporter substrate-binding protein: MKRIMLIALILMTAIGFALKGPITVASKIDTEGALLGQMIVIVLQKNGFEVNDKTEFGTTSVIRKAIIAGEIDIYPEYTGNGGFFFDNTDPGIWKNAQQGFETVKRLDFENNGLVWLTPAPANNTWALAIRKDLSDSEGIKTLEDLASYLNRGGFIKLAASEEFLTRPDAMPAFQEAYGFELSNEQLLAFSGGNTAQTIRAASQNIDGVNLAMAYGTDGALSALKLVVLEDTKGVQPVYEPAPIVRKEIHEAYPEIEELLKPVFEALDLETLQMLNASIAIEGLDAGYVAEQFLISKSLID; this comes from the coding sequence ATGAAGAGAATAATGCTGATTGCACTGATACTAATGACGGCCATTGGCTTTGCACTGAAGGGACCGATTACGGTCGCATCGAAGATAGATACCGAAGGCGCACTGTTGGGACAGATGATAGTGATAGTCCTGCAGAAGAATGGCTTTGAAGTGAACGACAAGACTGAGTTCGGAACTACTAGTGTTATCAGAAAGGCGATCATTGCTGGAGAGATCGATATATATCCCGAGTACACCGGCAACGGAGGTTTCTTCTTCGATAACACTGATCCGGGTATATGGAAAAACGCGCAGCAGGGATTCGAGACAGTCAAGAGACTCGACTTTGAGAACAACGGCCTGGTGTGGCTGACCCCCGCCCCTGCCAACAATACATGGGCTCTGGCGATCAGGAAGGATCTTTCCGACAGTGAAGGAATAAAGACACTTGAAGACCTCGCGTCTTACCTGAATCGCGGCGGCTTCATTAAGCTGGCCGCTTCAGAGGAGTTTCTTACCAGACCGGACGCTATGCCGGCTTTTCAGGAGGCTTATGGCTTCGAGCTTTCAAATGAGCAGCTACTTGCCTTCTCTGGAGGAAATACCGCTCAGACCATAAGGGCCGCTTCCCAGAACATTGACGGTGTAAACCTCGCGATGGCATATGGTACTGACGGCGCCCTCTCCGCTCTCAAGTTGGTGGTCCTTGAAGACACCAAGGGAGTTCAGCCCGTTTATGAACCCGCTCCGATCGTTAGAAAGGAGATACATGAAGCCTATCCGGAAATCGAGGAGCTCCTCAAACCCGTTTTTGAGGCTCTTGATCTCGAGACGCTGCAGATGCTAAACGCTTCGATAGCGATAGAAGGTTTAGATGCGGGATACGTCGCCGAGCAGTTCCTCATATCGAAGTCTCTGATTGACTAG
- a CDS encoding ABC transporter permease, giving the protein MTEKRSRVLSWVLLGLFLLAFVLLISNMAWWESFLRWFFPGEKQVLHPRGTLLELVAEHLWMVIVSSGLATIIGISIGVLVTRPMGRQYLPLVSNLSSLGQTFPPVAVLALAVPLLGFGFKPTVAALLLYGLLPILRNTIVGIENIPADVREAAYGMGMSSWQVLFRIELPLALKVIMSGIRISVVINIGTATVGATIGAGGLGSPIIAGLVAENPAFVLEGAIPAALLAFSADALLGNIEKTISTA; this is encoded by the coding sequence GTGACAGAGAAGAGAAGTAGAGTCTTATCCTGGGTCTTGTTGGGACTGTTCTTGCTGGCCTTCGTCCTTCTCATCTCTAATATGGCATGGTGGGAGAGCTTTCTGCGATGGTTCTTTCCCGGAGAGAAGCAGGTTCTTCATCCAAGAGGGACTTTGTTGGAGCTAGTGGCCGAACATCTCTGGATGGTCATCGTATCCAGCGGACTTGCTACGATTATCGGCATCTCGATAGGAGTGCTGGTTACACGCCCGATGGGCAGGCAGTACTTGCCTCTCGTTTCAAACCTGAGTTCCCTCGGCCAGACCTTCCCTCCCGTCGCTGTTCTCGCTCTCGCCGTACCGTTGCTGGGATTTGGATTCAAACCGACGGTCGCCGCTCTGCTGCTTTATGGACTGCTTCCCATCTTAAGAAACACAATAGTGGGAATTGAAAACATCCCCGCAGATGTGCGTGAAGCAGCATATGGAATGGGTATGTCTTCCTGGCAGGTGCTGTTTAGAATTGAGCTCCCGCTTGCGCTCAAAGTAATCATGTCGGGGATTCGGATTTCGGTCGTAATAAACATCGGAACGGCAACTGTGGGGGCAACCATTGGGGCCGGTGGCCTCGGGTCGCCCATTATCGCCGGACTTGTCGCAGAGAATCCCGCCTTTGTACTTGAAGGGGCCATTCCTGCGGCGCTTCTCGCATTTTCAGCCGATGCGCTGCTCGGTAATATCGAGAAAACGATTTCTACAGCGTAG
- a CDS encoding ABC transporter permease has protein sequence MTRVMTLISRRRDMMAILGMAIMLLSLLVPGFLSVKETRISETFPVALGSFSNVGLSLLLVASFAVLFLSYAGFSFLMGLVGGIAPVFGFFLAGRHAASIASKAGPFARVSPSTGLWVLLLAGYIVVFAARRRLKDRKIISSLLVLVPIGLFLLLLGSGHLKDLAIMKEYANRSNRFLEETVRHLVIAGGAVLAGVLIGVPLGIVANRSPKIERPVFAVVNFIQTIPSIALFGLLIAPLSYLSRSLPFLREIGITGVGWAPAMIALVLYSLLPIVRNTYSSLKVIPTDTVEAARAMGMSRIQVLGKVEIPISLPVVLAGVRTAAVQAVGNTTMAALIGAGGLGVFVFQGLGQAAMDLVLLGALPIVALALIVDSLMQLLIGILTPKGLISEGAND, from the coding sequence TTGACTAGAGTTATGACGCTGATTTCCAGACGAAGAGACATGATGGCCATTCTAGGAATGGCCATCATGTTGTTGTCTCTCCTGGTCCCCGGATTCCTTTCAGTTAAGGAGACGAGAATCTCGGAGACATTTCCCGTAGCTTTAGGCAGCTTCTCAAATGTGGGCCTCTCTCTCCTGTTAGTGGCCTCATTTGCAGTCTTGTTTTTGTCCTACGCGGGATTCAGCTTTTTGATGGGCCTCGTGGGAGGGATTGCCCCCGTCTTCGGCTTCTTTCTGGCCGGAAGGCATGCCGCCTCTATAGCTTCAAAGGCAGGTCCCTTTGCAAGGGTCTCCCCTTCCACCGGTTTGTGGGTTCTTCTCCTGGCCGGCTACATTGTTGTATTCGCTGCCAGAAGAAGACTGAAGGACAGGAAGATCATCTCATCGCTTCTGGTCTTGGTTCCGATTGGCCTGTTCCTGTTGCTTTTAGGCTCGGGTCATCTGAAAGACCTTGCAATAATGAAGGAGTACGCAAACAGAAGCAACAGATTTCTTGAAGAGACTGTGAGGCATCTCGTAATTGCAGGAGGAGCAGTTCTCGCCGGAGTGCTCATAGGAGTGCCGCTTGGAATAGTTGCCAACAGGTCTCCAAAGATCGAAAGACCTGTATTCGCTGTTGTGAACTTCATACAGACGATCCCGAGTATAGCCCTTTTCGGCTTGCTAATAGCTCCGCTATCCTACCTTTCACGCAGTCTGCCATTTCTTAGGGAGATAGGAATAACGGGTGTCGGCTGGGCTCCGGCCATGATAGCTCTCGTCCTGTATTCGCTTCTCCCGATAGTCAGAAACACTTACTCAAGTCTGAAGGTTATTCCCACAGATACCGTGGAGGCTGCCAGGGCGATGGGAATGAGCAGAATTCAGGTTCTCGGAAAGGTCGAGATTCCGATTTCGCTGCCGGTTGTCCTTGCTGGCGTTAGAACAGCGGCCGTTCAGGCCGTGGGGAACACTACCATGGCGGCCCTGATCGGAGCAGGAGGCCTAGGGGTTTTCGTATTTCAGGGTCTCGGTCAAGCCGCAATGGATCTTGTCCTTCTAGGAGCGTTGCCTATAGTTGCTCTCGCTTTGATAGTCGATTCCCTAATGCAGCTGCTTATAGGAATACTGACTCCTAAGGGGTTAATCTCGGAGGGAGCCAATGATTAG